Proteins found in one Mycoplasmopsis bovigenitalium genomic segment:
- a CDS encoding ABC transporter ATP-binding protein, giving the protein MLKLISILPKRVKFEFIFGGFLIFLTSIISFFIPNMISQFIKLIFDDQKQKITIEVVKGWILFNEADRDYVRNWLIGIILIQCLVVGLLSFLTTFMYVRAGERASYFYRVKLFEKINNLSLKNISDLKPESIMTKISNDVAVFWDFLVSGLRTMLKGFLMIIGGAIMSFFVNWILALIILLVVPLLFLILFAIGKISSPKIKKVQQQIEEVTKEIDENIKGASTIKTYNLEQKRLDKFNTTNAAWLKYNVSFNTTVSILYPIFFAVMNFVQIGILFWARNEVITKNATVNTLVQVNIFIDYLWIIGFGILLITMFLRFAFSARVSATRIVEILNTNADALFVEKGLNIIEDGKNIDYNINIENLNFKYYKDNPNYSLKNINLTIPYKTTLGIIGLFASGKSTLVSLLLNNYLYDEGSIKIANQEVNQINTEQLLQTVGIVYQDPMLFSGTIRSNMQWAKPDASDQEINEALKNACAYDFVYKFDDNLDHPITQGATNLSGGQKQRLSIARTLLRKPKILILDDSTSALDNITTKKVIENITNNYECTTILISQKIGALKKCEQIIVMESGQIIAQGTHEELIKNCEFYSQIHASQLEA; this is encoded by the coding sequence ATGCTCAAACTAATTTCTATTTTGCCAAAGAGAGTGAAATTTGAATTTATTTTTGGCGGCTTTTTAATATTTCTTACATCAATAATAAGCTTCTTTATTCCAAATATGATTTCACAGTTTATTAAATTAATTTTTGACGACCAAAAGCAAAAAATTACTATTGAAGTTGTAAAAGGGTGAATCTTATTCAATGAAGCAGACAGAGATTATGTACGAAATTGATTAATCGGAATAATACTTATTCAATGTTTAGTTGTTGGATTGTTATCATTCTTAACAACATTTATGTATGTAAGAGCTGGTGAACGGGCTTCATATTTCTACAGAGTTAAATTGTTTGAAAAAATCAATAATTTGAGTCTAAAAAACATTTCTGATTTAAAACCTGAATCAATAATGACAAAAATTTCAAATGACGTTGCAGTTTTCTGAGACTTTTTAGTTTCGGGTCTAAGAACAATGTTAAAAGGATTTTTAATGATTATTGGTGGGGCGATAATGTCATTCTTTGTCAATTGAATATTAGCGCTAATAATATTATTAGTTGTCCCATTACTATTTTTAATATTGTTTGCAATTGGAAAAATATCAAGCCCAAAAATCAAAAAAGTTCAACAACAAATTGAAGAAGTAACCAAGGAAATTGATGAAAACATCAAGGGGGCTTCTACAATCAAAACTTATAATCTTGAACAAAAAAGGCTAGATAAATTCAATACAACCAATGCAGCATGACTAAAATATAACGTTTCATTCAATACAACTGTATCAATTTTATATCCAATTTTCTTTGCAGTTATGAACTTTGTTCAAATTGGGATATTATTCTGAGCAAGAAATGAAGTTATTACAAAAAATGCCACAGTAAATACCCTTGTTCAAGTAAATATTTTTATCGACTACTTATGAATAATTGGTTTTGGTATTTTGTTAATTACAATGTTTCTACGTTTTGCTTTTAGTGCAAGAGTTTCTGCAACACGAATTGTTGAAATTTTAAACACGAATGCTGATGCATTATTTGTCGAAAAAGGCTTAAACATAATTGAAGACGGCAAAAATATTGACTATAACATAAATATAGAAAATCTAAATTTTAAATACTACAAAGATAATCCAAATTACTCATTGAAAAACATAAATTTAACTATCCCCTATAAAACTACGCTTGGCATTATTGGTTTATTTGCATCGGGAAAATCAACGCTTGTATCATTATTACTAAATAATTACCTGTATGATGAAGGCTCGATTAAGATTGCCAACCAAGAAGTTAACCAAATTAACACAGAGCAACTACTACAAACAGTCGGAATTGTTTATCAAGACCCAATGCTTTTTTCGGGAACAATTCGTTCAAATATGCAATGAGCTAAACCAGATGCAAGCGACCAAGAAATAAATGAAGCATTAAAAAATGCTTGCGCATATGATTTTGTTTATAAATTCGATGATAATTTAGACCACCCAATCACACAGGGCGCAACGAATCTTTCGGGTGGACAAAAACAAAGACTATCAATAGCTCGCACACTATTAAGAAAACCAAAAATATTAATACTAGACGATTCAACAAGTGCTCTTGATAATATAACTACTAAAAAAGTTATTGAAAACATAACAAACAACTATGAATGCACAACTATTTTAATTTCGCAAAAAATTGGGGCGCTTAAAAAATGTGAGCAAATAATTGTTATGGAATCGGGACAAATTATTGCTCAAGGTACACACGAAGAGCTTATTAAAAATTGCGAATTTTATTCACAAATTCATGCCAGTCAGTTAGAAGCATAG
- a CDS encoding M3 family oligoendopeptidase, giving the protein MKQYKNVKEVEKQYLFDLEYLLDGKTINDLFDEYKQAMQYSIEVKDSKYDSIENYLDYLNYSVNVGILNNKISNYISNNLNRELTNTQFNELSNQWDLINQNISEQLGSETVRFYKNIEKMKEWVNDHRLKSYKKLLQASIDDYSHKLDDNVEEYIVKLANAQPSYEGVFDLITDAELDYGYPLDSKGKKHKLSPALRIKLMKSNDSVLRKNAAINWKNASLKHKDSLANLLFQQFNSIGTNAKIRSYKNSVQMLTYSDRVDEELLLSLFDKVSSLKTLVAKRNKWFKKFYEAKFKEKYRPKYDSFRELVNVKSTYTVEQMKQIVLDALEPFGKEYHNTIKRSYSENWIDFMTIDNKMSGAYSIGSTYGLDKKYILMNFDGDLRSVETLAHELGHSMHSYFSDKNNEMHNAAYPIFLAEIASIFNELMLYDHLLKNSKSNLFKFKIIESMIDGFIGTVYRQTIWANYEFDLYKAIENGEVGASYESLAKIYHKNSMKYSTKKTKFNKNDQIACVTVPHFYYGFYVYKYAIGQLVANFFFSKYKKEGESFLTKYINNFLSAGDRDWPLNTLKSVDVDLKDDNFYKVGFEYFESLIDEYIKLGKKIFKIN; this is encoded by the coding sequence ATGAAACAATATAAAAACGTAAAAGAAGTTGAAAAACAATATCTTTTTGACCTAGAATATCTACTTGACGGTAAGACAATTAACGATCTATTTGATGAATATAAACAAGCTATGCAATACTCAATTGAAGTTAAAGACTCAAAATACGATTCAATTGAAAATTATTTAGATTACCTAAATTATTCAGTCAATGTAGGAATTCTAAACAATAAAATAAGCAACTATATCTCAAATAATTTGAACAGAGAACTTACAAATACTCAATTTAATGAATTGAGCAACCAGTGAGATTTGATTAACCAAAATATTTCTGAGCAACTTGGTTCTGAAACTGTAAGATTTTACAAAAACATTGAAAAAATGAAAGAATGAGTCAATGATCATAGATTAAAATCTTATAAAAAATTACTGCAAGCGTCAATTGATGATTATTCTCACAAATTAGATGATAATGTTGAAGAATATATTGTTAAACTTGCAAATGCTCAACCCTCTTATGAAGGCGTTTTTGACTTAATTACTGATGCAGAACTTGATTATGGTTATCCGTTAGACTCAAAAGGCAAAAAACACAAATTATCACCTGCACTAAGAATAAAATTAATGAAATCAAATGATTCAGTACTAAGAAAAAACGCGGCAATTAATTGAAAAAATGCTAGTTTAAAACACAAAGACTCACTAGCAAATTTACTGTTTCAACAATTTAATTCAATTGGCACAAATGCAAAAATTAGATCATATAAAAACTCAGTACAAATGCTTACATATTCTGATAGAGTTGATGAAGAATTACTTTTATCTCTTTTTGACAAAGTTAGCTCACTAAAAACATTAGTAGCAAAAAGAAACAAATGATTTAAAAAATTTTATGAGGCCAAATTCAAAGAAAAATATCGGCCAAAATATGACTCATTTAGAGAACTAGTAAATGTAAAATCAACATATACAGTAGAGCAAATGAAACAAATTGTTTTAGATGCCCTTGAACCTTTTGGTAAAGAATACCACAACACAATCAAACGATCATACAGCGAAAATTGAATTGATTTTATGACTATTGATAACAAAATGTCTGGTGCATATTCAATTGGTTCTACCTATGGATTGGACAAAAAATATATTTTAATGAACTTTGATGGAGACTTGCGTTCTGTTGAAACGTTAGCACACGAACTAGGCCACTCAATGCATTCATATTTTAGTGATAAAAACAATGAAATGCACAATGCTGCATACCCAATATTTTTAGCAGAAATAGCTTCGATATTTAATGAATTAATGTTATATGACCACTTGTTAAAAAATTCAAAAAGTAATTTATTCAAGTTCAAAATTATCGAAAGTATGATTGATGGATTTATTGGCACAGTTTATCGTCAAACTATTTGAGCAAACTACGAATTTGATTTGTATAAAGCAATTGAAAATGGTGAAGTGGGCGCTAGTTATGAATCATTGGCGAAAATTTACCACAAAAATTCAATGAAATATTCAACAAAGAAAACAAAATTCAATAAAAATGACCAAATAGCTTGCGTAACTGTTCCGCACTTTTACTACGGATTCTATGTTTACAAATATGCTATTGGCCAACTTGTTGCAAACTTCTTCTTTAGCAAATATAAAAAAGAAGGAGAGTCATTTTTAACAAAATACATTAATAACTTTTTATCTGCCGGTGATAGAGATTGACCATTAAACACACTTAAATCAGTAGATGTAGATTTAAAAGATGATAATTTCTATAAAGTAGGTTTCGAATACTTTGAATCATTAATTGATGAATATATTAAACTAGGTAAAAAAATATTCAAAATTAACTAA
- a CDS encoding Mbov_0401 family ICE element transposase-like protein, producing MDFHINIFNNDLYLSNFYAKKAQELNEIEQEFRTKNRFILHPEWKISKRKSKCWITLGGIFKLNYTMYEYIDARGKKRRITHYHDDIIKRLKCSKYDFDLIKFCIISDLNNQKLPNELVSLKPSKQLLYEMKKRFKISQQIFEKNDKKYNENTSVFKQKNYKKIHIEVDDFYTRFQGSKYRPKMRIREVILHQNFIGKNAKKDTKKASAICYFFTKNISEKTLENDSIFTKKFINNELKKLEIKRKKVVLKGDGARWMSLFASDIKVKYSLDYFHLFRKINETFGYKKFNSKNHKMLYKNWFSKVYGARWVDLFSAIFEKNFNLKYEDFMKLKATFLLEAKEKNIEKSFIKQARILFKYINNHCKNIWNNEGNLIIEKSYTEHFVYNFFKKFIKKQGSLFSRNSIKMKVIYHNLLKNAATFFIESDEKNLG from the coding sequence ATGGATTTTCATATTAATATATTTAACAATGACTTATATTTAAGTAATTTTTATGCTAAAAAAGCACAAGAATTAAATGAGATTGAACAAGAATTTAGAACAAAAAATCGTTTTATATTACACCCAGAATGAAAAATTTCTAAAAGAAAATCCAAGTGTTGAATAACGCTTGGAGGTATTTTTAAACTAAATTATACGATGTATGAATATATCGATGCAAGGGGCAAAAAACGTCGAATAACGCATTATCACGACGATATTATTAAGCGTTTAAAATGTTCAAAATATGATTTTGATTTAATAAAATTCTGTATTATAAGTGATTTAAATAATCAAAAATTACCTAATGAATTAGTTAGTTTAAAACCATCTAAACAGTTGCTATATGAGATGAAAAAACGCTTTAAAATATCGCAGCAAATTTTTGAAAAAAATGACAAAAAATATAACGAAAATACGTCGGTATTTAAGCAAAAAAATTACAAGAAAATTCATATCGAAGTTGACGATTTTTACACTAGATTTCAAGGTTCAAAATACCGCCCAAAAATGCGAATTAGAGAGGTAATATTACATCAAAATTTTATAGGTAAAAACGCTAAAAAAGACACTAAAAAAGCAAGTGCAATTTGCTACTTTTTTACTAAAAATATTAGTGAAAAAACATTAGAAAATGACTCTATTTTTACTAAAAAATTCATAAATAATGAGTTAAAAAAATTAGAAATTAAAAGGAAAAAAGTAGTTTTAAAAGGTGATGGAGCAAGGTGAATGAGCCTTTTTGCTAGTGATATTAAGGTTAAATATAGCCTTGATTATTTTCATTTATTTAGAAAAATTAATGAAACATTTGGATATAAAAAGTTCAATTCAAAGAACCATAAAATGCTATATAAAAACTGATTTAGTAAGGTATACGGAGCGCGTTGAGTTGATTTATTTAGTGCAATTTTTGAAAAAAATTTTAACCTAAAATATGAAGATTTTATGAAATTAAAAGCCACTTTTTTACTTGAAGCGAAAGAAAAAAATATAGAAAAATCTTTTATAAAACAAGCAAGAATACTCTTTAAATACATTAATAATCACTGTAAAAATATATGAAATAACGAGGGAAATTTAATCATTGAAAAAAGTTATACTGAGCATTTTGTCTATAACTTTTTTAAGAAATTTATCAAAAAGCAAGGTTCATTATTTTCGAGAAATAGCATAAAAATGAAAGTAATTTATCATAATTTACTTAAAAATGCAGCAACATTTTTTATAGAATCAGATGAAAAAAATTTAGGATAA
- a CDS encoding Mbov_0400 family ICE element protein, with translation MPKHSMLFNVYGQPIKEHPIVIWYNGNDGMYYFVKARSANIYESKKVRFPTEILIPADATASYSLFKSDSLVDCSQIFRMEEKEFKIAYGKDNFPRVDKLPFNYAMQIITEIEKNFKNDHISLMNVSITGYNDKQKPIIEPELLYASKASFEQEQGWWENLFDNNETETIRKANAFVVSYHRTNRTRVELNPVDAGIDIAKEQLKVDRIYAPIYHYLYDNKLLDKGYNVVEIIDLVKRDILNTEEFKGYRVSDGTIWSSLTLPWGKRRTSLNFYDEFRINSDKLTKIQQDHFFFNVKDNELLEFKNAYENESLTEWIDKSVFSNEFKDFSKEIFGNSGWPMEEISTWFIKERYCVENTSIIDEELKSRNLLNQNSQEPEKERNHQIQKRRTMRM, from the coding sequence ATGCCAAAACATAGTATGCTTTTCAATGTTTATGGACAACCAATTAAAGAACATCCAATTGTTATTTGATATAACGGCAATGATGGGATGTATTATTTTGTTAAAGCACGAAGTGCTAATATATACGAATCAAAAAAAGTCAGATTTCCTACAGAAATTCTTATTCCCGCAGATGCAACTGCTTCGTATTCATTATTTAAAAGTGATAGTCTTGTAGATTGTTCACAAATTTTTAGAATGGAAGAAAAAGAATTTAAAATCGCTTATGGAAAAGATAATTTTCCAAGAGTAGATAAACTACCTTTCAATTATGCGATGCAAATTATCACTGAGATTGAGAAGAACTTTAAAAATGATCATATCTCATTAATGAATGTAAGTATTACAGGATACAACGATAAACAAAAACCTATTATTGAACCAGAATTATTGTATGCAAGCAAAGCAAGTTTTGAGCAAGAACAAGGATGATGAGAAAATCTATTTGATAATAATGAAACTGAAACAATTAGAAAAGCCAATGCTTTTGTTGTTAGTTATCATCGAACAAACCGCACAAGAGTTGAACTAAACCCAGTTGACGCTGGAATAGATATAGCAAAAGAACAATTAAAGGTTGATAGGATTTACGCCCCCATTTATCATTATCTATATGATAATAAACTATTAGATAAAGGTTATAATGTCGTTGAAATTATCGATTTAGTTAAAAGAGATATTCTTAACACAGAAGAATTTAAAGGTTATAGAGTATCAGATGGAACTATATGGAGTAGTCTCACTCTTCCCTGAGGTAAAAGAAGAACAAGTTTAAATTTTTATGATGAATTTCGCATCAATTCAGACAAATTAACTAAAATTCAACAAGACCATTTTTTCTTTAATGTAAAAGATAATGAACTTTTAGAATTCAAAAATGCTTATGAAAATGAATCATTAACTGAATGAATTGATAAAAGTGTTTTTAGCAATGAGTTTAAAGATTTTAGTAAAGAAATATTCGGCAATTCTGGTTGACCAATGGAAGAGATATCTACTTGATTTATTAAAGAAAGATATTGTGTTGAAAACACTTCAATCATTGATGAAGAATTAAAGTCCAGAAACCTTTTAAATCAAAATTCGCAAGAACCCGAAAAAGAACGAAATCACCAAATCCAAAAACGCAGAACAATGCGTATGTAA
- a CDS encoding Mbov_0399 family ICE element protein, with the protein MKKKYFKLLAILPTVCFSPLVVAAKVQQLPPEWRENFKFDKTYVEEFNARDLQNNPSDKFRETSNFRTYKKAVGSRANYRLDMPHINVYKHLSFTPKNEKLIKKDTGEYGQLVGAEYEYNGYELRGSFSEKEAEAILGTQRWQRIKNAQEFLEIKNVEITFTKNTDATFKTTERYEGYGEYDFDENLSREAFYTWYRVDTVRFNINGTTRNKNELQKYNSWWNEALRAVKNEILIESDTGGNLTTPIKSGTTQVSNKSKLEAEIRKINESIQRTNPHNKLRINYRINSDDDSKNSIDIVVRDTSTNGFQGSKLLKSDIKIKYTPSASAQKAEINERLIINLGKYLDYENYSTKLVDDKLVQVEKDKKIGLQSDKKHWYGGKWIAHSPLSISFNTTKKENEVLFVNGKKVDVLDQLFFKKLADNRKDANDTERVLNFGISTDTTKTDENSHGKNEYRIKIVQYKPGEEHIEKNIDLIYEKIIIIDSKSLKMDFKWYAWDPENNEHQKLLIEKYVKNEKGEYKKDQDGNYINNPLYDPTIDPHTGTKKQLVWFDLNAYNGVKSIFTKDVLDNFGNLSWENPDAWKYYKETLLPAYAKTLFSPNYGKTNDKWGFIAEAIVLGKGGLKEIIGEADTFLAFPLKKVKDPKTGKYLLKYEFDKEPVVHYQELKTTETDYFSTSGIWLFHSKSKEGITNFKLVLIQEPGASTNDINNPPNSYFTDNVVLDSGQIEPLWKTKRGIAFYNYLTSVGISEAEILKMNYEDVMEHYKQYIEKLYYKYTFNTYITIDPIIKPIPDDKYTVDEFLEKFKDPKVAETELLGEFNNKDKVNIEKVELAQDNSGVNITFKLNSYEDIYQLRQNKVFLKVKFKDIKQVDKKIINLKLNRQYFIDTAANNFIDDFVNAIYKNKEQWFNDLNEQDLQALSFSVEFNSFIKLLTIKVDLKNSIDNNVIIVPNKTFSIPLITFKTNGIEEFEKPNKGAEKPKPSTHKNIFENVEFKTIELNGLDNIEEIKKFIISDISKQLKNLKYNEDYEIRNLNSVAQELSVPQIKPTNPNHIHNALLNIVAKKASGVKYAKVNNVVDNIFVKNIDLKEIKIPDHNFVGSKVEHLKSIIENYAQGELKKHNLILNKDVKIANLDNAIRNLAKGKGYKHTIIIKPINRKITGLTSYQATNNAKEVRDKDNNLYLIDLSALETTTLSYKENILSNLRQYIINDINKYLNDKYELKYGVDYTVDINKLNEILKSLPIIKDEKRLFFVRINPVNNVSKNFNEFKVENTFTKQVINDLDEVSVQTPKDKQKAEELKARNKKILIGVLAPLAIITIAIGITVAWWIKVRHFDKKIK; encoded by the coding sequence ATGAAGAAGAAATATTTTAAATTACTGGCAATTTTACCGACTGTTTGTTTTAGTCCATTGGTAGTTGCTGCAAAAGTACAACAATTGCCGCCTGAATGAAGAGAAAACTTTAAATTTGACAAAACATATGTTGAAGAATTTAATGCAAGAGATCTTCAAAATAACCCGTCGGATAAATTTAGAGAAACAAGCAATTTTCGGACTTATAAAAAAGCAGTTGGAAGCAGAGCAAATTATCGATTGGATATGCCTCATATAAATGTATATAAACATTTATCATTCACTCCTAAAAATGAAAAGTTAATTAAAAAAGATACGGGTGAATATGGTCAACTAGTGGGTGCTGAATATGAATATAATGGTTATGAATTGCGTGGTTCATTTTCAGAAAAAGAAGCAGAAGCAATTTTAGGTACTCAAAGATGACAAAGAATAAAAAATGCACAAGAGTTTTTAGAAATTAAAAATGTTGAAATTACTTTTACAAAAAACACAGATGCAACGTTTAAGACAACAGAAAGATATGAGGGTTATGGTGAATATGATTTTGACGAAAACCTATCAAGAGAAGCTTTTTATACCTGATATCGGGTAGATACTGTAAGATTTAATATTAATGGCACAACTCGAAATAAAAATGAGTTGCAAAAGTATAATAGTTGGTGAAATGAAGCACTTAGAGCGGTTAAAAATGAAATATTAATTGAAAGTGATACTGGCGGAAATTTAACAACCCCAATTAAAAGTGGAACAACACAAGTAAGTAATAAATCCAAACTAGAAGCAGAAATAAGAAAGATTAATGAATCAATTCAAAGAACAAATCCTCATAATAAACTAAGAATAAATTATCGGATTAATAGTGATGATGATTCAAAAAATAGTATAGATATAGTCGTGAGAGATACATCAACTAATGGTTTTCAAGGTTCAAAATTATTAAAAAGTGATATAAAAATAAAATATACGCCATCTGCATCTGCACAAAAAGCCGAAATTAATGAAAGATTAATAATTAATTTAGGTAAGTATTTAGATTATGAAAATTACTCAACTAAACTTGTTGATGATAAATTAGTACAAGTTGAGAAAGATAAAAAGATTGGACTACAAAGCGATAAAAAGCATTGATATGGCGGTAAGTGAATTGCCCACTCGCCATTAAGTATTTCATTTAATACAACCAAAAAAGAAAATGAAGTTTTATTTGTTAATGGCAAAAAAGTTGATGTTTTAGACCAATTATTTTTTAAAAAATTAGCAGATAATCGAAAAGATGCAAACGATACTGAAAGAGTATTAAATTTTGGCATAAGCACAGACACAACCAAAACCGATGAAAACTCGCATGGTAAAAATGAATATCGAATTAAGATTGTTCAATATAAACCGGGCGAGGAACATATTGAAAAAAATATAGATTTAATTTATGAAAAAATAATCATTATCGATTCTAAATCGCTTAAAATGGACTTTAAGTGATATGCTTGAGATCCAGAAAATAATGAGCATCAAAAATTATTAATCGAAAAATATGTAAAAAATGAAAAGGGGGAATATAAGAAAGATCAAGACGGAAATTATATAAATAACCCGCTTTATGACCCTACAATTGATCCACATACGGGAACTAAAAAGCAACTAGTTTGATTTGATTTAAATGCTTATAATGGAGTTAAAAGTATTTTTACAAAAGATGTGTTAGATAATTTTGGCAATTTAAGTTGAGAAAATCCCGATGCTTGAAAATACTATAAAGAAACTCTATTACCGGCTTATGCTAAAACATTATTTAGTCCTAATTATGGTAAAACTAACGATAAATGAGGATTTATTGCTGAGGCTATAGTTCTTGGTAAGGGTGGACTTAAAGAAATAATAGGAGAAGCAGATACTTTTTTAGCATTCCCTCTTAAAAAAGTTAAAGACCCAAAAACTGGTAAATATTTACTTAAATATGAGTTCGATAAAGAGCCAGTAGTGCATTATCAAGAATTAAAAACAACAGAAACAGATTACTTTTCAACTTCTGGAATTTGACTTTTTCACTCGAAATCAAAAGAGGGAATTACTAATTTTAAACTTGTGCTTATTCAAGAACCCGGAGCAAGCACAAATGATATAAATAATCCTCCTAATTCATACTTCACGGATAATGTTGTATTAGATAGTGGACAAATTGAACCGCTTTGAAAAACTAAAAGAGGAATTGCATTCTATAACTATTTAACGTCAGTTGGCATTAGTGAAGCAGAAATACTAAAAATGAATTATGAAGATGTAATGGAACATTACAAGCAATATATTGAAAAACTTTATTATAAATATACTTTTAATACGTATATTACAATTGACCCCATTATTAAACCCATACCAGATGATAAATATACAGTTGACGAATTTTTAGAAAAATTCAAAGATCCAAAAGTTGCCGAAACTGAATTATTAGGCGAATTTAATAATAAAGATAAAGTTAATATCGAAAAAGTTGAATTAGCACAAGATAATTCAGGCGTTAATATTACATTTAAATTAAATTCATATGAAGATATTTACCAACTAAGACAAAACAAAGTATTTTTAAAGGTTAAATTTAAAGATATAAAACAAGTAGATAAAAAGATTATTAATTTAAAACTTAATAGACAATATTTTATAGATACTGCGGCAAATAATTTTATAGATGATTTTGTTAATGCTATTTATAAAAACAAAGAACAATGATTTAATGATTTAAATGAGCAAGATTTACAAGCATTGTCATTTAGTGTTGAATTTAATAGTTTTATTAAATTACTAACTATTAAAGTTGATTTAAAAAACAGTATAGATAATAATGTAATAATAGTGCCAAATAAAACCTTTTCAATACCGCTAATTACATTTAAAACAAATGGTATAGAAGAATTTGAAAAACCAAATAAAGGAGCAGAAAAACCAAAACCAAGCACCCATAAAAATATTTTTGAGAATGTTGAATTTAAAACAATCGAATTAAATGGCTTAGATAATATTGAAGAAATTAAAAAATTTATTATTAGCGATATTAGCAAGCAATTAAAAAATCTTAAATATAATGAAGACTATGAAATAAGAAATCTTAATTCAGTAGCACAAGAATTATCTGTACCACAAATAAAACCAACAAATCCTAATCATATTCACAATGCTTTATTAAATATAGTTGCTAAAAAAGCAAGTGGAGTTAAATATGCTAAGGTTAATAATGTAGTAGATAATATTTTTGTAAAAAATATTGATTTAAAAGAAATTAAAATACCAGACCATAATTTTGTGGGTTCAAAGGTTGAGCATTTAAAATCAATAATTGAAAATTATGCACAAGGCGAACTTAAAAAACATAATTTAATCCTTAATAAAGATGTAAAAATTGCTAATTTAGATAATGCAATAAGAAATTTAGCAAAAGGTAAGGGATATAAACATACAATAATAATTAAACCGATAAACAGAAAAATTACTGGACTAACTAGTTATCAAGCAACTAATAATGCAAAAGAAGTTAGAGATAAAGACAACAATTTATATTTAATAGATTTAAGTGCTTTAGAAACAACAACGCTTAGTTATAAGGAAAATATATTATCTAATTTAAGGCAATATATAATTAATGATATTAACAAGTATTTAAACGACAAATACGAACTTAAATATGGAGTTGATTACACTGTCGATATTAACAAATTGAACGAAATCCTAAAAAGTCTACCTATTATAAAAGACGAAAAAAGATTGTTTTTTGTCAGAATTAATCCAGTTAATAATGTAAGTAAAAATTTTAATGAGTTTAAAGTTGAAAATACATTTACAAAGCAAGTTATAAATGATTTAGATGAAGTAAGTGTTCAAACTCCAAAAGATAAACAAAAAGCAGAAGAACTAAAAGCAAGAAATAAAAAGATATTAATTGGAGTATTAGCACCATTAGCAATTATTACAATTGCTATTGGTATAACTGTTGCTTGATGAATTAAAGTAAGACACTTTGATAAAAAAATTAAATAG
- a CDS encoding Mbov_0398 family ICE element protein, with the protein MARKKTEKNMDANTINSKKSAENGVRVVFRLYDQNEILRFKKWQRELASQNKSVSQEMSIILMNYLSQLDKKLVMRDLKEDMFYAFRKALYASMYPFTNTLKTTVEKYEVETILANQKIDILLNILANNKIEFNEQLLNRPDDKLLNESIYFQQMRNVFNKQLEKEIEAEQKKALEVAKSFEKYTNYEFDGRMDSNIKNNEEEIF; encoded by the coding sequence ATGGCAAGAAAAAAAACAGAAAAAAATATGGATGCAAATACAATAAATAGCAAAAAGTCCGCGGAGAATGGAGTTCGTGTTGTATTCAGACTTTATGACCAAAATGAAATTTTAAGATTTAAAAAATGGCAAAGGGAATTAGCAAGCCAAAATAAAAGTGTATCGCAAGAAATGTCAATCATTTTGATGAATTACTTAAGCCAACTAGATAAAAAACTTGTAATGCGTGATCTTAAAGAAGATATGTTTTATGCTTTTAGAAAAGCCTTGTATGCTTCTATGTATCCATTTACAAATACTTTAAAAACAACGGTTGAAAAATATGAAGTAGAAACAATTTTAGCAAACCAAAAAATCGATATTTTGCTAAATATTTTGGCAAATAACAAAATTGAATTTAATGAACAATTATTAAATAGACCGGATGATAAATTATTAAATGAATCAATTTATTTTCAACAAATGAGAAATGTGTTTAATAAACAATTAGAAAAAGAAATAGAGGCAGAACAGAAAAAAGCGCTAGAAGTTGCTAAATCATTTGAAAAGTATACTAATTATGAATTTGATGGCAGAATGGATTCAAATATAAAAAATAATGAAGAAGAAATATTTTAA